Proteins found in one Flavobacterium channae genomic segment:
- the mnmE gene encoding tRNA uridine-5-carboxymethylaminomethyl(34) synthesis GTPase MnmE yields the protein MIPQETIVALATPSGAGAIAIIRLSGKDAITIAAEVFQSVSGKDITKQKTHTIHLGHIVDPSTSSGQAGKVYDQVLLSIFKGPNSYTGENVIEISCHGSTFIQQQIIQLLLRKGAKMAQAGEFTLRAFLNGKLDLSQAEAVADLIASDNEASHQIAMQQMRGGFSNEIAKLREELLNFASLIELELDFAEEDVEFADRTQFHDLLERIEFVLKRLIDSFAVGNVIKNGIPVAIVGEPNVGKSTLLNALLNEERAIVSDIAGTTRDTIEDELVIDGIGFRFIDTAGIRETKDVVESIGIQKTFEKIEQAQVVLFLVDSSKLSVDSLALLKNETEQIKNKYPLKTVVVIANKADLLSLEQKNTIQATIDNIHFLSAKHKEGIDELKNTLLSFVNTGALRNNETIVTNTRHYDSLLKALEEVQKVKWGLDSGLSSDLMAIDIRSALHYFGEITGEVTNDELLGNIFANFCIGK from the coding sequence ATGATTCCACAAGAAACCATAGTTGCGTTAGCTACACCGTCTGGAGCGGGTGCGATTGCTATTATTCGATTATCTGGTAAAGATGCTATTACGATAGCTGCTGAAGTATTTCAATCGGTTTCAGGGAAAGATATTACGAAACAGAAGACGCATACGATTCACTTAGGGCATATTGTAGACCCTTCGACAAGCTCAGGACAGGCTGGCAAAGTGTACGACCAAGTGTTACTTTCGATTTTCAAAGGCCCGAATTCGTATACAGGGGAAAACGTGATTGAAATTTCGTGTCATGGTTCTACTTTTATTCAACAACAAATCATCCAATTATTGCTTCGTAAAGGCGCTAAAATGGCACAAGCGGGTGAATTTACTTTACGAGCCTTTTTAAACGGGAAATTGGACTTATCACAAGCGGAAGCGGTGGCTGATTTGATTGCTTCTGACAATGAAGCGAGTCACCAAATTGCGATGCAACAAATGCGTGGCGGTTTCAGTAACGAGATTGCTAAATTGCGTGAAGAATTATTGAATTTTGCTTCTCTAATCGAATTAGAATTAGACTTTGCAGAAGAAGATGTGGAATTTGCCGATAGAACACAATTTCATGATTTATTGGAAAGAATTGAATTCGTTTTAAAACGTTTGATTGATTCGTTTGCTGTTGGTAACGTAATTAAAAACGGAATTCCAGTAGCTATTGTAGGCGAACCAAATGTTGGAAAATCGACTTTATTGAATGCTTTATTGAATGAAGAACGCGCCATTGTTTCTGACATTGCAGGAACAACTCGTGATACGATTGAAGATGAATTAGTAATCGATGGAATTGGTTTCCGATTTATTGATACGGCTGGAATTCGTGAAACAAAGGATGTGGTGGAAAGTATTGGAATTCAGAAGACATTTGAGAAAATTGAGCAAGCGCAAGTAGTTCTTTTCTTGGTTGACAGTTCTAAGTTGTCTGTTGACAGTTTAGCTTTGCTAAAAAATGAAACTGAACAGATTAAAAACAAATATCCTTTAAAAACTGTTGTAGTTATTGCTAATAAGGCTGATTTACTTTCATTGGAACAAAAAAATACTATACAAGCTACAATCGACAATATACATTTTTTAAGTGCTAAACATAAAGAAGGAATAGATGAATTAAAAAACACTTTACTCTCATTCGTAAACACTGGTGCATTAAGAAATAATGAAACGATTGTTACCAATACACGTCACTATGATTCATTATTAAAAGCATTAGAAGAAGTACAAAAAGTAAAATGGGGATTAGACTCGGGACTTTCTTCTGACTTAATGGCGATTGATATTCGTTCTGCTCTACACTATTTTGGAGAGATTACTGGAGAAGTTACTAACGACGAGCTCTTGGGTAATATATTTGCAAACTTCTGTATTGGGAAGTAA
- a CDS encoding T9SS type A sorting domain-containing protein — MRKLLFIFLLLPIFGIAQNWEQIIIASGTNSSNPMFFTEYNGELYFSATGTNVSGIGTELYKTNGAQAGTSLVVNLNPNFSGSSYPSNFTVFNGELYFTAEDGVHGRELFKTDGTTITLVKDINVGSGSSSNHSDNMMAMLEVNGFLYFFAEDTSGTGYDLWKTDGTEIGTVKVSELNTNESSGLNLNFKKLGNDLYFVYTDNNTGHRQIFKYDVLTNNNTSVLDVYPSNNTNGYLYLTIFDNKLFTVADGKLYYTNGTTNNFVTLGTTGITSFDKLTVLNDAIFFFGNTATYGNQDVYKCYYSVADNDYKVEIVYNFNASGNNFLTPVSGYLADEGIPYFTALNNKLYFAAKEQSSPNGGLVYQIYETDGITTQVSIPVTHSGSPSSRRIYWITANDNKLYFLMSGDNSPEQLWEANPTNGNFTQLSSYTGPTTQPSQIFTRPLKSWNNEMYVVGTTLPEGYELWKFGTGTLGVDEVTLEDKIKIYPNPTQDYVKLTIENIEVYQIDIFNAVGQEIKLRINNETIDFTSVPEGFYYITISNSTTNKKITQKIIKK, encoded by the coding sequence ATGAGAAAGTTACTATTTATATTTCTGTTATTGCCCATATTTGGGATAGCTCAAAATTGGGAGCAAATTATTATAGCTTCAGGAACAAATAGTTCAAATCCAATGTTTTTTACAGAATATAATGGCGAATTGTATTTCTCTGCTACAGGTACAAATGTTAGTGGAATTGGAACTGAATTATATAAAACTAATGGAGCTCAAGCTGGAACAAGTTTGGTTGTGAATTTGAATCCAAATTTTTCGGGAAGTAGCTATCCTAGCAATTTTACAGTTTTTAATGGCGAATTGTATTTTACTGCAGAGGACGGAGTGCATGGAAGAGAGCTTTTTAAAACTGATGGAACAACTATTACTTTAGTAAAAGACATTAATGTAGGTTCTGGATCTTCTTCAAATCATTCAGATAACATGATGGCAATGTTAGAAGTTAACGGTTTTCTATATTTTTTTGCGGAAGACACATCAGGAACTGGATACGATTTGTGGAAAACAGACGGAACCGAAATAGGAACTGTAAAGGTTTCGGAACTTAATACAAACGAAAGTTCAGGTTTAAACTTGAATTTTAAGAAGTTAGGAAATGATTTATACTTTGTTTATACAGATAATAACACGGGACATCGTCAGATTTTTAAATATGATGTGTTAACAAACAACAATACTTCTGTTTTAGATGTTTATCCATCTAATAATACAAATGGCTATCTTTATTTAACCATTTTTGATAACAAGTTATTTACAGTTGCTGATGGTAAATTATATTATACCAATGGAACAACAAATAATTTTGTAACTCTAGGCACAACCGGAATAACATCATTTGATAAATTAACAGTTTTAAATGATGCAATATTTTTCTTTGGTAACACAGCAACTTATGGAAATCAAGACGTTTATAAATGTTATTACAGTGTTGCAGATAACGATTACAAAGTAGAAATAGTTTACAACTTCAATGCTAGTGGGAATAATTTTTTAACACCAGTTTCGGGCTATTTAGCAGATGAAGGAATCCCCTATTTCACTGCACTAAACAACAAACTTTATTTTGCGGCTAAAGAGCAATCGTCTCCAAATGGAGGTTTAGTGTATCAAATTTACGAAACAGATGGTATTACAACCCAAGTTTCAATTCCTGTAACACACAGCGGTTCACCAAGTTCACGACGTATTTATTGGATTACAGCTAATGATAATAAATTATATTTTTTAATGAGTGGCGATAATAGCCCAGAGCAACTTTGGGAAGCTAATCCAACAAACGGAAATTTTACACAACTTTCATCTTACACAGGTCCAACCACGCAGCCAAGTCAAATTTTTACAAGACCATTAAAATCTTGGAATAATGAAATGTATGTAGTAGGAACAACATTACCAGAAGGTTATGAATTATGGAAATTTGGAACGGGAACTTTAGGTGTTGATGAGGTTACTTTAGAAGATAAAATTAAAATCTATCCGAATCCAACTCAAGATTACGTAAAACTTACAATTGAAAATATAGAAGTTTATCAAATTGATATTTTCAATGCTGTTGGTCAAGAAATAAAGTTAAGAATCAATAATGAAACTATCGATTTTACTTCAGTACCAGAAGGATTTTACTACATCACAATTTCAAATTCAACAACTAATAAAAAAATCACTCAAAAAATCATTAAGAAATGA
- a CDS encoding OmpA family protein, whose protein sequence is MKKNVYTLILLGLSFFITNAQETVGGRVIKNAKDKTYNKGEQKGDETVDKVLNKAEETLTNIFKKKDKKKKKGKNESDNESSNINYDPPITKTDEAGNTDYSAYKDFEFVPAEKIIFFEDFADGSKSRWKAYDNTRINVRNIEGKNWLELNDGGTFFPIALKTLPNDFTLEFDVYTPNTETGTLSVRFIEKAQAGRLEDPNFDISSGIDLSPITQIPKTGLVQYSVKSDGVVVTSKEGVNFYSWQPELGNFYARISLKRTGNKLSAWVNKEKIMDNEEFFLSNKEYYLTFQHDIYFVDAFKMNFSNIRLATGNANPKSDITTKKKFVTQNIFFDVNSDVIRPNSYAILKQIAESIQSIEGNIKIVGHTDSDGKDTDNLILSQKRAESVKRALVNEFGIDANKLTTEGKGESVPLNKNANASEKAQNRRVEFIKL, encoded by the coding sequence ATGAAAAAAAATGTTTATACTTTAATTTTATTAGGACTTAGTTTTTTTATAACTAACGCACAAGAGACTGTTGGTGGTAGAGTAATAAAAAATGCAAAAGACAAGACTTACAATAAAGGAGAGCAAAAAGGAGATGAAACAGTTGATAAAGTTCTAAACAAAGCTGAAGAAACTTTAACTAATATCTTTAAGAAAAAAGATAAAAAGAAAAAGAAAGGAAAAAATGAATCAGATAATGAGTCATCTAATATTAATTATGATCCACCAATAACTAAAACAGATGAAGCGGGTAATACAGATTACTCTGCTTACAAAGATTTTGAATTTGTGCCAGCAGAGAAAATTATTTTCTTTGAAGATTTTGCTGATGGTTCTAAAAGTAGATGGAAAGCTTATGATAACACCCGCATAAATGTAAGAAATATAGAAGGTAAAAACTGGCTTGAATTGAATGATGGTGGGACATTCTTTCCTATTGCTTTAAAAACTTTACCAAACGATTTTACCTTAGAATTTGATGTATATACACCCAATACAGAAACAGGTACTTTAAGTGTACGTTTTATTGAAAAAGCACAGGCAGGAAGATTAGAAGACCCCAACTTTGATATAAGTAGTGGGATAGATTTAAGTCCTATCACTCAAATACCTAAAACAGGTTTGGTACAATATTCAGTAAAATCTGATGGAGTAGTTGTAACATCGAAAGAAGGTGTCAACTTCTATAGTTGGCAACCTGAATTAGGTAATTTTTATGCAAGAATTAGTTTAAAAAGAACTGGAAATAAATTATCAGCTTGGGTAAATAAGGAAAAAATAATGGACAATGAAGAATTCTTTTTAAGTAATAAAGAATATTATTTAACATTCCAACATGATATTTATTTTGTAGATGCATTTAAAATGAATTTTTCCAACATTCGCTTAGCTACAGGTAATGCTAATCCTAAAAGCGATATAACCACTAAAAAGAAGTTTGTTACTCAAAACATCTTCTTTGATGTTAATTCTGATGTTATTCGTCCAAATTCTTACGCAATCTTAAAGCAAATTGCAGAAAGCATTCAATCTATCGAAGGCAACATTAAAATTGTAGGGCATACTGATAGTGATGGAAAAGATACCGATAATTTAATCTTATCTCAAAAAAGAGCAGAATCGGTAAAGAGAGCTTTGGTAAATGAATTTGGAATTGATGCTAACAAACTAACCACTGAAGGAAAAGGAGAAAGCGTACCATTAAATAAAAATGCCAATGCTTCAGAAAAAGCTCAAAACAGACGTGTTGAATTTATTAAACTATAG
- a CDS encoding RNA polymerase sigma factor — protein sequence MNKESSLIQLLKENDSRTIKKIYEDNRKKFIAFASQYNLDGDVILDVYQDAIIALCENAKKGKLDSIQSSISTYLFSIGKFMIFQLLKKEKKMHVVDDFNLVDYEFESYEEEKEDTEIKLLQTAFENLGEQCKKVIQLFYYEEKKLDEILNILNYTNKDVLKSQKSRCMKQLKDLIKK from the coding sequence ATGAATAAAGAATCATCGTTGATACAACTATTAAAAGAAAATGATAGTAGGACAATCAAAAAGATATATGAGGACAATAGAAAAAAATTTATTGCTTTTGCTTCTCAGTATAATTTAGATGGTGATGTTATCTTGGATGTATACCAAGATGCGATTATTGCTCTATGCGAAAATGCAAAAAAAGGCAAACTTGATAGTATACAGAGTTCAATAAGCACTTATTTATTTAGTATTGGTAAGTTTATGATTTTTCAATTGCTTAAAAAAGAAAAAAAAATGCATGTAGTTGACGATTTTAATTTAGTTGATTATGAATTTGAATCGTATGAGGAAGAAAAAGAAGATACTGAAATTAAATTATTACAAACTGCTTTTGAGAACTTAGGTGAACAATGTAAAAAGGTGATTCAACTCTTTTATTATGAAGAAAAAAAATTAGATGAGATATTGAATATTCTTAATTACACCAATAAAGATGTATTAAAAAGTCAGAAATCGAGATGTATGAAACAACTCAAAGACTTAATAAAAAAATAA
- a CDS encoding tetratricopeptide repeat protein — MDKDILLNNYFEGILSEKEKQQFDELLANDSEFKTEFEFQKKAKVAVALSERQKLKNQLKEIENSRKLKNNNKTWLSIAASIVVVLSLGFIFFWNSSTTNDDLYADFYETFPNIEAPTTRGENNLNIKSEAFYAYDSKDYKKATELFSEIYKVEKTDYAIFYIGLSEMELNEHKKAINTFSLFEGDSNNNFYYYVKWYKALCYLKENDIENSKKLLNEVVKTVNPFQSKSKELLSKLD; from the coding sequence ATGGATAAAGATATATTATTAAACAACTATTTTGAAGGCATTCTTTCTGAAAAAGAGAAACAACAATTTGACGAATTGCTTGCAAATGATTCGGAATTTAAAACGGAATTTGAATTTCAAAAGAAAGCAAAAGTAGCCGTTGCCTTAAGCGAACGACAAAAATTGAAAAACCAATTAAAAGAAATTGAAAACTCTAGAAAACTAAAAAATAATAACAAAACTTGGTTATCAATTGCGGCTAGTATTGTTGTCGTTTTAAGCTTAGGTTTTATATTCTTTTGGAATAGTTCAACTACAAATGATGATTTATATGCTGATTTCTATGAGACTTTTCCAAATATTGAAGCACCAACAACTAGAGGTGAAAACAATTTAAATATTAAAAGTGAAGCTTTTTATGCTTATGATTCTAAAGATTATAAAAAAGCAACAGAATTGTTTTCAGAAATTTATAAAGTAGAAAAAACCGATTATGCTATTTTTTATATCGGATTATCTGAAATGGAATTAAATGAGCATAAAAAAGCGATAAACACATTTTCACTTTTTGAAGGTGATAGTAATAACAACTTTTATTACTACGTAAAATGGTACAAAGCCTTGTGTTATTTAAAAGAAAATGACATTGAAAATTCTAAAAAGCTATTAAACGAAGTCGTTAAAACCGTAAATCCTTTTCAGTCAAAATCGAAAGAATTATTGTCTAAGTTAGATTAA
- a CDS encoding CHAT domain-containing protein, with the protein MKSNFKNTIVGFASILWVFLLFSSCNSSDSETVASEIASNFKVEKKQATDTIQLKQLIKEAETLSEESKFRETIYVLKKIVTDYEDYLLENNPKDLANVYLDLSFNYSSIHNQKYELVYTKKAIEICEKKGLITTTDYLTAYNNLYVFQQNYGDLKSASETINAFEKYIEKLNKGEVILSEKDEIYAKRIFYRMEISRMDINTQQELIEKKLRDFSKFALDSGNEREENLNFYLSTYDEFCYRLYETEQYFLAEKHLNRFNEQALAYNFLFYSMKANAILGSVYYFLNKYEEGCKKIDIALNTIEFGRFNSSKYSLETIKAMNLVGSRKFSEASNLVEQNIIDLVQNHTQKKTEIVDLKFNSFRDLNSHNYINIFATSALIFKDSYINSKDIDDLNKAEKLSLIAAEMFNEFYLNGSYNPTLNKLQDKISEGLLFVISEKYQKNVPKKIELLNWIERNASQHLYKEVQKKFLLANESLSKIYDEFTELEDKKKYLEGIKQQGNQANKELNAISNRSNQLKALIKNKFPNFIQVNIDFDITSIKNKIADANLIKYYVAFENVYVLLVNATSIEIKKIDKVDRISLELEQLIKEYKEPDVGYKNENKAISSQLVPFNIDGKITIIPDKFLNYLPFESLEVNNKLWIESAQITYAYSFPLWLLSKENKSKSEFNLVSFAPKYNKSKFQSNSVVNLPFAKEESEKICDITNGSLFYDNQATKSNFIKSFTNYSIYHLAMHSYLYANDFEKSCLLFANNEPLYFYELYEHFLPADLVVLSACDTGNGTLIKGEGIMSLSRAFAYSGVKSAVVSLWQVPDKETSDLMILFYENLEKGLEKDKALQLAKLEFLKQNPLKSHPYYWSGFVLNGNNSALKTKSYYWFFIIGFGLFTLLILLRKKLI; encoded by the coding sequence ATGAAAAGCAATTTTAAAAATACTATTGTAGGTTTTGCGTCTATTTTATGGGTGTTTTTATTGTTTTCTTCTTGTAATTCTTCTGATAGTGAAACTGTTGCTTCAGAAATAGCTTCTAATTTTAAAGTTGAAAAAAAACAAGCTACAGATACAATTCAATTAAAACAATTAATAAAAGAAGCTGAAACCCTTAGTGAAGAATCTAAATTTAGAGAAACAATCTATGTTTTAAAAAAGATTGTAACAGATTATGAAGATTATCTTTTAGAAAATAATCCTAAAGATTTAGCCAATGTATATTTAGATTTATCTTTTAATTATTCGAGTATTCACAATCAAAAATACGAATTGGTTTACACCAAAAAAGCAATTGAAATTTGTGAGAAGAAAGGATTAATAACTACTACAGATTATCTTACAGCTTATAATAATTTATATGTTTTTCAGCAAAATTATGGCGATTTAAAAAGTGCAAGTGAAACAATTAATGCATTTGAAAAGTATATCGAGAAACTAAATAAAGGAGAAGTAATTTTAAGTGAAAAAGACGAGATTTACGCCAAAAGGATATTTTACAGAATGGAAATATCTCGCATGGATATTAATACACAACAAGAATTAATAGAAAAGAAGCTTCGAGATTTTTCCAAATTTGCATTGGATAGTGGTAATGAAAGAGAAGAAAACTTGAATTTTTATTTATCTACTTATGATGAATTTTGTTATAGATTGTACGAAACAGAACAATACTTTTTAGCAGAGAAACATCTAAATCGATTTAATGAACAAGCATTAGCCTATAATTTTCTTTTTTACAGTATGAAAGCTAATGCAATTTTAGGTTCCGTCTATTATTTTTTAAATAAATATGAAGAAGGATGTAAAAAAATAGATATTGCACTTAATACTATCGAATTTGGTCGTTTTAATTCGAGTAAATACTCTCTTGAAACGATTAAAGCAATGAATTTGGTAGGTTCAAGGAAATTTTCTGAAGCATCTAATTTAGTTGAGCAGAATATAATCGATTTAGTTCAAAATCATACGCAAAAAAAAACTGAAATAGTTGATTTAAAATTTAATTCTTTTAGAGATTTAAATTCTCATAATTACATTAATATTTTTGCTACTTCGGCTCTTATTTTTAAAGATAGTTACATCAATAGTAAGGATATTGATGATTTGAATAAAGCTGAAAAACTGAGTTTAATTGCTGCCGAAATGTTTAATGAATTTTATTTGAATGGCAGTTATAATCCTACTCTAAATAAACTACAAGATAAAATTTCAGAAGGCTTACTTTTTGTGATTTCTGAAAAATATCAAAAAAATGTACCTAAGAAAATTGAATTGCTCAATTGGATTGAAAGAAATGCTTCACAACATTTGTATAAAGAAGTGCAAAAGAAATTTCTTTTGGCAAACGAATCTTTATCTAAAATTTACGATGAATTTACGGAATTAGAAGATAAGAAAAAATATCTGGAAGGAATTAAACAACAAGGAAATCAAGCAAATAAAGAATTAAACGCTATTTCAAATAGAAGTAACCAATTGAAAGCTTTAATTAAGAATAAATTCCCCAATTTTATTCAAGTTAATATTGATTTCGATATTACTTCAATTAAAAATAAAATAGCAGATGCTAATTTGATAAAGTATTATGTTGCTTTTGAAAATGTGTATGTTCTTTTAGTAAATGCAACTTCAATTGAAATAAAAAAAATAGATAAGGTAGATAGAATTTCGCTAGAATTAGAACAACTAATCAAAGAATACAAAGAGCCAGATGTTGGTTACAAGAATGAAAACAAAGCAATTTCAAGCCAATTAGTTCCTTTTAATATTGATGGAAAAATTACGATAATTCCAGATAAGTTTTTAAATTATTTACCTTTTGAAAGTTTAGAAGTAAATAACAAATTATGGATTGAAAGCGCACAAATTACTTATGCTTATTCTTTTCCGCTTTGGTTGCTTTCAAAAGAGAATAAAAGCAAGTCGGAATTCAATTTGGTTAGTTTTGCTCCTAAATACAATAAAAGTAAATTTCAGTCAAATAGTGTTGTGAATTTACCTTTTGCAAAAGAAGAATCTGAAAAAATTTGCGACATTACAAATGGTAGTTTGTTTTATGATAATCAGGCTACAAAATCAAATTTTATAAAATCATTTACAAACTATTCTATTTATCATTTGGCAATGCATTCGTACTTGTATGCGAATGATTTTGAAAAGTCGTGTTTACTTTTTGCTAATAACGAACCATTATATTTTTATGAATTGTATGAGCATTTTCTACCTGCAGATTTAGTGGTTTTAAGTGCTTGTGATACAGGAAATGGAACGTTAATTAAAGGAGAAGGTATTATGAGTTTATCAAGAGCTTTTGCTTATAGCGGAGTTAAAAGTGCTGTGGTAAGTTTATGGCAAGTTCCAGATAAAGAAACATCTGATTTGATGATTTTGTTTTATGAAAACCTCGAAAAAGGATTAGAAAAAGATAAAGCGTTACAATTGGCTAAATTGGAATTTTTAAAGCAAAATCCTTTAAAATCGCATCCGTATTATTGGTCAGGGTTTGTTTTAAACGGAAACAACAGTGCATTAAAAACAAAATCCTATTATTGGTTCTTTATAATAGGATTTGGATTATTTACGCTTTTAATTTTATTAAGAAAAAAATTAATCTAA
- a CDS encoding metal-dependent hydrolase, with product MDSFTQIVLGIATAELVAGKKLKNKTFLYGAVLGTLPDLDIVIGKFLSDVDGVAIHRGLSHSLFFFGFLSPVLGWLISKIEKDKINFKKASLLAFWCLTTHVFLDLFTSWGTQILWPHDYRFALKTIFVIDPLYTIPLLISLILIWRNKDHIKRRKFLIRGLIMSSSYLLLTCILKLCALNQFEKALESQKINYKELIVKPTAFNSILWNANISTTEGYYLADYSFFDSQPIRFKFYPKNKKLEEILVNSFDFQKLKKISEGWYLVNIQNQRLYFNDLRFGLLNDTPENPQFAFSYQMIPISDGMFWAKEVPKAKRDGKALLQKIFTRIKGN from the coding sequence ATGGATTCATTTACTCAAATTGTACTCGGAATTGCTACTGCTGAATTGGTAGCCGGTAAAAAACTAAAAAACAAGACCTTTTTATATGGTGCTGTTTTGGGTACTTTACCTGATTTAGACATTGTAATTGGTAAATTTCTGAGTGATGTGGATGGTGTTGCTATTCATAGAGGATTGAGTCATTCCCTATTCTTTTTTGGGTTTTTGTCACCTGTTTTGGGTTGGTTGATTTCTAAAATCGAAAAAGATAAAATTAATTTTAAAAAGGCTTCATTATTGGCTTTTTGGTGTTTAACAACTCATGTTTTTCTTGACTTATTCACTTCATGGGGAACTCAAATTTTATGGCCACACGACTACCGATTTGCCTTAAAAACGATTTTTGTAATTGATCCGTTGTATACAATTCCACTTTTAATATCATTGATTTTAATTTGGAGAAATAAAGACCATATCAAACGAAGAAAATTCCTTATTAGAGGTTTGATTATGAGTTCTTCTTATTTATTGTTGACTTGTATTTTAAAACTTTGTGCTTTAAATCAATTTGAAAAAGCTTTAGAAAGTCAAAAAATAAATTACAAAGAACTGATTGTAAAACCTACGGCTTTTAACTCTATTCTTTGGAATGCAAATATTTCCACGACAGAAGGTTATTATTTAGCGGATTATTCTTTCTTCGATTCGCAACCAATTCGTTTTAAATTCTATCCAAAAAATAAAAAATTAGAAGAAATTTTAGTAAATTCATTTGATTTTCAAAAACTTAAAAAAATTAGCGAAGGTTGGTATTTAGTTAACATACAAAATCAACGTTTGTATTTTAATGATTTGCGATTTGGTTTGTTGAATGATACTCCCGAAAATCCTCAGTTTGCATTTAGTTACCAAATGATTCCAATATCAGATGGAATGTTTTGGGCTAAAGAAGTCCCAAAAGCTAAAAGAGATGGAAAAGCATTATTGCAGAAGATTTTTACTCGAATAAAAGGAAATTAA
- a CDS encoding 2'-5' RNA ligase family protein, whose amino-acid sequence MAKYSIVFHPSDAVIETVKELKQQLSDKIGWFPSKNSLAHITICEFDYDSDSYMKIAERLSNFAQYKKPFDVTFNSFNNYTNGAFFIAPEQESKLLLAEIMKEIPKIIQFPVTHKSSNPHISIGRQLKPEQLKTAYNLVSTIQLQFVCSGITIRKFNTERKQYDILETIPFESKIPPIENEWTLF is encoded by the coding sequence ATGGCAAAATATTCAATTGTATTTCATCCATCAGATGCTGTGATAGAGACAGTAAAAGAACTCAAACAACAATTGAGTGACAAAATTGGTTGGTTTCCCAGTAAGAATTCATTGGCTCATATAACCATTTGCGAATTTGATTATGATTCGGATTCATACATGAAAATTGCGGAAAGACTTTCAAACTTTGCCCAGTATAAAAAACCTTTTGACGTAACTTTTAACTCTTTTAATAATTATACTAATGGTGCCTTTTTTATCGCTCCAGAACAAGAAAGCAAATTATTATTAGCTGAAATAATGAAGGAAATTCCTAAAATTATTCAATTTCCTGTTACTCATAAAAGTTCAAATCCACATATTTCAATTGGTAGACAACTAAAACCTGAACAATTAAAAACAGCTTACAATTTAGTTTCTACTATTCAATTGCAATTTGTTTGTTCAGGAATTACTATCAGAAAATTTAATACTGAAAGAAAGCAATACGATATTTTAGAAACCATACCTTTTGAAAGTAAAATACCACCAATTGAAAATGAATGGACGTTATTTTAA